From a region of the Bradyrhizobium sp. KBS0727 genome:
- a CDS encoding ABC transporter ATP-binding protein, protein MAPKPPSPDDRNPASADDPELEKKLAVEPGAASPIAGGKAAAAPPDDDEDDDDELELDDDDDDEDLVVFTAKEAAGALSTIYGFVKPILINYKKLLAFVTFGVLVETLFNVFMPLSLKFLIDDALGEEDFQALYKILGVLAAAGIVTSIIAVWYERWDARLAASVISDVRTRLFEHVQNLPSAYFARTKRGEILSRFSIDLSAFEGSIKSFANSAALPFFELIAGIVLMLFLNWQLAAVALLVFPITLIGPRILTPKAVQANYEQKLNESALLGMVQENVAAQAVVKAFSLQRRTLGWFTMRNQDVRIKTASAVFLSTMVERTVTISVLLLHLVVLAIGAYLATKGQITIGTFVTFESAFWEVSYNIAHLMHFIPVSIQSAAAVRHIQELLDEPTRGADRPGAPDLPRIINDISFDRVTFAYEGSPTPVLDNFSLKLNAGKRIAIVGPSGSGKSTLLNLILRLYVPDEGRVTIDGVDIRRVTRESLRRGMAVVFQENMLFNMSIRENIRLGKEGASDEEVTEAARKAEIHRYIMSLPQKYDTLVGERGDTLSGGQRQRIAIARAIIRNPSVLLLDEATSALDQTTEAAINRTLLNVAEGRTMIWSTHRLTSVVEMDEIIVISGGKAIERGSHAKLLAANGVYRKLWDDQGHTPHNAAALADDDDDEDDDEDDDEDDEEE, encoded by the coding sequence ATGGCGCCAAAACCTCCTTCTCCGGATGACCGGAATCCCGCGTCGGCGGACGATCCTGAGCTCGAGAAGAAGCTCGCGGTCGAGCCCGGTGCGGCGAGCCCGATTGCCGGCGGCAAGGCAGCCGCTGCGCCGCCCGACGATGACGAAGATGATGATGACGAACTGGAGCTCGACGACGATGATGACGACGAGGACCTCGTCGTCTTTACCGCCAAGGAAGCCGCCGGCGCGCTCTCGACGATCTACGGCTTCGTCAAGCCGATCCTGATCAATTACAAGAAGCTGCTGGCCTTCGTCACTTTCGGCGTTCTGGTCGAGACGCTGTTCAACGTCTTCATGCCGTTGAGCCTGAAGTTCCTGATCGACGATGCGCTCGGGGAGGAAGACTTCCAGGCGCTGTACAAGATCCTCGGCGTGCTCGCGGCCGCCGGCATCGTCACCTCGATCATCGCGGTCTGGTACGAGCGCTGGGATGCGCGACTGGCAGCGAGCGTGATTTCGGACGTGCGAACGCGGCTGTTCGAGCACGTCCAGAACCTGCCGTCCGCCTATTTTGCCCGCACCAAGCGCGGCGAAATTCTCTCGCGGTTCTCCATCGACCTCTCGGCCTTCGAGGGCTCGATCAAGAGCTTCGCCAACAGCGCGGCGCTGCCGTTCTTCGAGTTGATCGCCGGCATCGTCCTGATGCTGTTCCTGAACTGGCAGCTCGCGGCGGTGGCGCTATTGGTGTTTCCGATCACCCTGATCGGTCCGCGGATCCTGACGCCAAAGGCGGTGCAGGCGAACTACGAGCAGAAGCTGAACGAGTCGGCGCTGCTCGGCATGGTCCAGGAGAACGTGGCGGCGCAGGCGGTGGTCAAGGCGTTCAGCCTGCAGCGCCGTACGCTCGGCTGGTTCACCATGCGCAACCAGGATGTGCGCATCAAGACGGCGTCCGCCGTGTTCCTGTCGACCATGGTGGAGCGCACCGTCACGATCTCGGTCCTGTTGCTGCACCTCGTGGTGCTCGCGATCGGCGCCTATCTCGCCACCAAGGGCCAGATCACCATCGGTACCTTCGTCACCTTCGAGAGCGCGTTCTGGGAGGTGTCCTACAACATCGCCCATCTGATGCATTTCATTCCGGTGTCGATCCAGTCGGCGGCGGCGGTGCGTCATATCCAGGAACTGCTCGACGAGCCGACGCGCGGCGCCGATCGTCCGGGCGCGCCGGATCTGCCGCGGATCATCAACGACATCAGCTTCGATCGCGTGACCTTCGCCTACGAAGGCAGCCCGACCCCGGTGCTCGACAATTTCAGTCTCAAGCTCAATGCCGGCAAGCGTATCGCGATCGTCGGCCCCTCGGGCTCCGGCAAGAGCACGTTGCTCAACCTGATCCTGCGCCTCTACGTGCCCGACGAAGGTCGCGTGACCATCGACGGCGTCGATATTCGCCGGGTGACCCGCGAATCGCTGCGCCGGGGGATGGCCGTCGTGTTTCAGGAGAACATGCTGTTCAACATGTCGATCCGCGAAAACATCCGGCTCGGCAAGGAGGGCGCCAGCGACGAAGAAGTCACGGAAGCCGCGCGCAAGGCCGAGATCCACCGCTACATCATGAGCCTGCCGCAGAAATATGACACGCTGGTCGGCGAGCGCGGCGACACGCTGTCGGGCGGCCAGCGCCAGCGCATCGCGATCGCGCGCGCGATCATCCGCAATCCGTCGGTGCTGCTGCTCGACGAGGCCACGTCCGCGCTCGACCAGACCACCGAAGCGGCGATCAACCGCACGCTGCTGAACGTCGCGGAGGGGCGGACCATGATCTGGTCGACCCACCGCCTGACGTCGGTGGTCGAGATGGACGAGATCATCGTGATCTCGGGTGGCAAGGCGATCGAACGCGGCTCGCATGCGAAGCTGCTCGCCGCCAATGGCGTTTATCGCAAGCTCTGGGACGACCAGGGCCATACGCCACACAACGCGGCCGCTCTCGCCGATGATGATGACGACGAGGACGATGATGAAGACGACGATGAGGACGACGAGGAGGAGTGA
- a CDS encoding FAD-dependent oxidoreductase produces the protein MLDLAIVGGGPGGLMSAWYLKKKLGDLCRITIYEASDRVGGKIVTRKFDSAPAMYEAGVAEIYDYSMTGPDPLRELIQHFGLQTIPMDAEQVHLDGELLNDVPGMRRKYGAKTAAAIEAFRKRCADMVSPIEYYEGVGAHDNEHPWAYLTSEQVLDKEVTDPTAKRFFKVMARSDIATESHNTNGLNALKNFVMDVDGYIGLYSIQNGNEQLIEGLRSEVDADIQLNHRVLKVGKTAAGRYQLNMMNGKGPETRDFDLVLMCLPHSWLATMRWDGEELRKSMVKHVAYFDRPAHYLRVSILFDEPFWGEQIPGAWFMSEAFGGCCVYNEGARHDVGKHGVLNWLIAGSDALAFANLSDQELIDAALKSLPASLGDARDHFMEGKIHRWLSSVNALPGGMPVRDVMTNHRPEPKEHPGIVVVGDYLFDSTLNGLLDSSDAATDIVLTETMRLRRARAQQDTALSDKIDRNYFENYRGVGPYSEVWSQFTDPAYLTDLIKIVWNRAKGYRLLVAGSASGELVGALRERGIDAWGIENNRAIHARTPSALKKYNKLGSIVDMPFKNGEFDFVFETSLCHLADKQVLQAVRELNRVAKRGLVFGSVTSDMAPGLIDRYDLLRGVKKLGTWWEWSELFFSNGFDLSMHRRDCTDALWAATLAAHKGPGQWYADADSLRYSFFDKVESDD, from the coding sequence ATGCTCGACCTTGCAATCGTTGGCGGCGGCCCCGGGGGGCTGATGAGCGCCTGGTATCTGAAGAAGAAGCTCGGCGACCTCTGCCGCATCACGATCTACGAGGCGTCCGACCGCGTCGGCGGCAAGATCGTGACGCGCAAGTTCGATTCGGCGCCGGCGATGTACGAGGCCGGCGTCGCCGAGATCTACGATTACTCGATGACCGGTCCCGATCCGCTGCGCGAGCTGATTCAGCATTTCGGGCTGCAGACGATCCCGATGGACGCCGAGCAGGTTCACCTCGACGGCGAACTCCTCAACGACGTCCCCGGCATGCGCCGCAAATACGGTGCGAAGACCGCGGCCGCGATCGAGGCGTTCCGCAAGCGCTGCGCCGACATGGTGTCGCCGATCGAATATTATGAAGGCGTCGGCGCCCACGACAACGAGCATCCCTGGGCCTACCTGACCTCCGAGCAGGTGCTCGACAAGGAGGTCACCGATCCCACGGCCAAGCGTTTCTTCAAGGTGATGGCGCGCTCGGACATCGCGACCGAGAGCCACAACACCAACGGGCTCAACGCGCTGAAGAACTTCGTGATGGACGTCGACGGCTATATTGGCCTGTACTCGATCCAGAACGGCAACGAGCAGCTGATCGAAGGCCTGCGTTCCGAGGTCGACGCGGATATCCAGCTCAATCACCGGGTGCTCAAGGTCGGCAAGACCGCCGCCGGCCGCTATCAGCTCAACATGATGAACGGCAAGGGGCCGGAGACGCGCGACTTCGACCTGGTGCTGATGTGCCTGCCGCACTCCTGGCTCGCCACCATGCGCTGGGACGGCGAAGAGCTGCGCAAGTCGATGGTCAAGCACGTCGCCTATTTCGACCGGCCGGCGCATTACCTGCGGGTCTCGATCCTGTTTGACGAACCGTTCTGGGGCGAGCAGATCCCCGGCGCCTGGTTCATGTCGGAGGCGTTCGGCGGCTGCTGCGTCTACAACGAGGGCGCGCGTCACGACGTCGGCAAGCACGGCGTCCTGAACTGGCTGATCGCCGGCTCCGACGCGCTGGCGTTCGCCAATCTCAGCGATCAGGAACTGATCGACGCCGCGCTGAAGTCGCTGCCGGCTTCACTCGGCGATGCCCGCGACCATTTCATGGAAGGCAAGATCCACCGCTGGCTGTCGTCGGTGAACGCGCTGCCGGGCGGCATGCCGGTGCGGGACGTCATGACCAATCACCGTCCCGAGCCGAAAGAGCATCCGGGGATCGTCGTGGTCGGCGACTACCTGTTCGATTCCACGCTGAACGGACTGCTCGACTCCTCCGACGCCGCTACCGATATCGTTCTCACCGAGACGATGCGGCTGCGCCGCGCACGCGCGCAGCAGGACACGGCGTTGTCCGACAAGATCGACCGCAACTATTTCGAGAATTACCGCGGCGTCGGACCCTACAGCGAAGTCTGGAGCCAGTTTACCGACCCGGCTTACCTGACGGACCTGATCAAGATCGTCTGGAACAGGGCCAAGGGCTACAGGCTGCTGGTGGCAGGCTCCGCCAGCGGCGAACTGGTCGGCGCGCTGCGCGAACGCGGGATCGATGCCTGGGGTATCGAAAACAACCGCGCGATCCATGCCAGGACGCCGAGCGCGCTGAAGAAGTACAACAAGCTCGGCTCGATCGTCGATATGCCGTTCAAGAACGGCGAATTCGACTTCGTGTTCGAGACCAGCCTGTGTCATCTCGCGGATAAGCAGGTGCTGCAGGCGGTCCGCGAACTGAACCGCGTGGCGAAGAGGGGCCTCGTGTTCGGATCGGTGACCTCGGATATGGCGCCGGGCCTGATCGACCGTTACGACCTGCTGCGCGGGGTAAAAAAGCTCGGCACCTGGTGGGAATGGTCGGAATTGTTCTTCAGTAACGGATTCGACCTCTCGATGCATCGCCGCGATTGCACCGATGCGCTGTGGGCGGCGACGCTGGCGGCTCACAAGGGGCCGGGCCAGTGGTACGCCGACGCCGACAGCCTGCGCTACTCGTTCTTTGACAAGGTGGAATCGGACGATTGA
- the rpoC gene encoding DNA-directed RNA polymerase subunit beta' translates to MNQEIMNLFNPTTPAQVFDQIRISIASPEKILSWSYGEIKKPETINYRTFKPERDGLFCARIFGPIKDYECLCGKYKRMKYKGIICEKCSVEVTLSRVRRERMGHIELAAPVAHIWFLKSLPSRIGLLLDMTLKDLERILYFEYYVVLEPGLTALKDRQLLSEDEYLKAQDEYGQDSFTAMIGAEAIRELLKGLELEKLEATLRAEMHETESDIKHKKLAKRLKIVEAFRYSGNKPEWMILTVVPVIPPDLRPLVPLDGGRFATSDLNDLYRRVINRNNRLKRLMELRAPDIIIRNEKRMLQEAVDALFDNGRRGRVITGANKRPLKSLADMLKGKQGRFRQNLLGKRVDYSGRSVIVVGPELRLHQCGLPKKMALELFKPFIYSRLDAKGLSTTVKQAKKLVEKERPEVWDILDEVIREHPVLLNRAPTLHRLGIQAFEPVLIEGKAIQLHPLVCAAFNADFDGDQMAVHVPLSLEAQLEARVLMMSTNNILHPANGQPIIVPSQDIVLGLYYVSIMREGLPGEGKIFGEMAELEHALHSKVIHLHTKIKYRWNGMDETGKVSRRWIETTAGRVMLGNLLPSSPKISYDIINKLMTKREISGVIDQVYRHCGQKETVIFCDRIMALGFYNAFKAGISFGKDDMVVPHSKWKIVETTRTLAKDFEQQYNDGLITHGEKYNKVVDAWSKATEEIAKEMMKEISSTKKTPKGADADINSIYMMAHSGARGSPAQMRQLAGMRGLMAKPSGEIIETPIISNFKEGLSVLEYFNSTHGARKGLADTALKTANSGYLTRRLVDVAQDCIITQDDCGTKLGIKMRAIIDAGTVVASLASRILGRTAGEDLRDPVTNKVVVKRGTLMEETHVDAIQQAGIQEVKIRSALTCELVNGICGKCYGRDLARGTPVNHGEAVGVIAAQSIGEPGTQLTMRTFHIGGAAQINEQSFIESNFDGKVIIRNKAIAKNSEGHMVAMVRNMVVAISDADGTERATHRIQYGARMHVDEGDMVKRGQRIAEWDPYSRPVLTEVEGTIGFEDLVEGQSISETLDESTGIAKRVVIDWRASRGGADLRPAIVIKGKDGKVLKLARGGDARYMLSVDAILSVDTGAKVKSGDILARISTESAKTRDITGGLPRVAELFEARKPKDAAIIAEIAGTIRFGRDYKNKRRISIEPMDKTEETREYLIPKGKHIHLQDGDIVEKGDFIVEGNPAPHDILAIKGIEELAAYLVNEIQEVYRLQGVLINDKHIEVIVRQMLQKVEVTDQGDTDMISGEQVDKIEFDQINAKAKEEGKKPATGTPVLLGITKASLQTRSFFSAASFQETTRVLTEAAVNGKVDPLEGLKENVIVGRLIPAGTGASMAKIREVAVKRDKLILDEREKQATIVPTAPEAEPLALPPAE, encoded by the coding sequence ATGAACCAAGAAATTATGAATCTCTTCAATCCGACGACGCCGGCCCAGGTCTTCGACCAGATCCGGATCTCGATTGCGTCCCCGGAAAAGATTCTGTCCTGGTCCTACGGCGAGATCAAGAAGCCGGAGACCATCAACTACCGCACCTTCAAGCCGGAGCGCGACGGCCTGTTCTGCGCCCGCATCTTCGGGCCGATCAAGGACTACGAGTGCCTGTGCGGCAAGTACAAGCGGATGAAGTACAAGGGCATCATCTGCGAAAAGTGCTCGGTCGAAGTGACGCTGTCGCGGGTCCGGCGCGAGCGCATGGGCCATATCGAACTGGCGGCGCCGGTTGCGCACATCTGGTTCCTGAAGTCGCTGCCGTCCCGCATCGGCCTGCTGCTCGACATGACGCTGAAGGATCTCGAGCGGATCCTGTACTTTGAATATTACGTCGTGCTGGAGCCGGGTCTGACCGCGCTCAAGGACCGTCAGCTCTTGTCGGAAGACGAGTATCTGAAGGCGCAGGACGAATACGGCCAGGACAGCTTCACCGCCATGATCGGCGCCGAGGCGATCCGCGAACTGCTGAAGGGACTGGAGCTCGAAAAGCTCGAGGCGACGCTGCGCGCCGAGATGCACGAGACCGAGTCCGACATCAAGCACAAGAAGCTCGCCAAGCGCCTGAAGATCGTCGAGGCCTTCCGCTATTCCGGCAACAAGCCGGAGTGGATGATCCTGACCGTGGTGCCCGTGATTCCGCCGGACCTGCGTCCGCTGGTGCCGCTCGACGGCGGCCGCTTTGCGACCTCCGACCTCAACGACCTCTATCGCCGCGTCATCAACCGCAACAACCGCCTGAAGCGGCTGATGGAGCTGCGCGCGCCCGACATCATCATCCGCAACGAAAAGCGCATGCTGCAGGAGGCCGTCGACGCACTGTTCGACAACGGCCGCCGCGGCCGCGTCATCACCGGCGCCAACAAGCGTCCGCTGAAGTCGCTGGCCGACATGCTCAAGGGCAAGCAGGGCCGCTTCCGGCAGAACCTGCTCGGCAAGCGCGTCGACTATTCCGGCCGTTCGGTGATCGTGGTCGGTCCCGAGCTGCGGCTGCATCAGTGCGGCCTGCCGAAGAAGATGGCGCTCGAACTGTTCAAGCCGTTCATCTATTCGCGGCTCGACGCCAAGGGCCTGTCGACCACGGTGAAGCAGGCGAAGAAGCTCGTTGAAAAAGAGCGTCCCGAGGTCTGGGACATTCTCGACGAGGTGATCCGCGAGCATCCCGTGCTGCTGAACCGCGCGCCGACGCTGCATCGCCTCGGCATCCAGGCGTTCGAGCCGGTGCTGATCGAGGGCAAGGCGATCCAGCTGCATCCGCTGGTCTGCGCCGCGTTCAACGCCGACTTCGACGGCGACCAGATGGCCGTGCACGTTCCGCTGTCGCTGGAAGCGCAGTTGGAAGCGCGCGTCCTGATGATGTCGACCAACAACATCCTGCATCCGGCGAACGGCCAGCCGATCATCGTGCCGTCGCAGGACATCGTGCTCGGTCTCTACTACGTGTCGATCATGCGCGAAGGCCTGCCCGGCGAGGGCAAGATCTTCGGCGAAATGGCCGAACTCGAGCATGCCCTGCATTCGAAGGTCATCCACCTCCACACCAAGATCAAGTACCGGTGGAACGGAATGGACGAGACCGGCAAGGTCTCGCGGCGCTGGATCGAGACCACCGCCGGCCGCGTCATGCTCGGCAACCTGCTCCCGAGCTCGCCGAAGATTTCGTACGACATCATCAACAAGCTGATGACCAAGCGCGAAATCTCGGGCGTAATCGACCAGGTCTACCGTCACTGCGGTCAGAAGGAGACGGTGATCTTCTGCGACCGCATCATGGCGCTCGGCTTCTACAACGCGTTCAAGGCCGGCATCTCGTTCGGCAAGGACGACATGGTCGTGCCGCACTCGAAGTGGAAGATCGTCGAAACCACCCGTACGCTGGCGAAGGACTTCGAGCAGCAGTACAACGACGGCCTGATCACCCATGGCGAGAAGTACAACAAGGTGGTCGACGCCTGGTCGAAGGCGACCGAAGAAATCGCCAAGGAGATGATGAAGGAAATCTCCTCGACCAAGAAGACGCCGAAGGGCGCCGACGCCGACATCAACTCGATCTACATGATGGCGCATTCCGGTGCGCGCGGTTCGCCGGCGCAGATGCGTCAGCTCGCCGGCATGCGCGGCCTGATGGCCAAGCCGTCGGGTGAGATCATCGAAACGCCGATCATTTCCAACTTCAAGGAAGGTCTGTCGGTGCTCGAATACTTCAACTCGACCCACGGCGCCCGCAAGGGCCTCGCGGACACCGCGTTGAAGACCGCGAACTCGGGCTACCTGACCCGCCGTCTGGTCGACGTGGCGCAGGACTGCATCATCACGCAGGACGATTGCGGCACCAAGCTCGGCATCAAGATGCGCGCCATCATCGATGCCGGCACGGTCGTTGCGTCGCTGGCGTCGCGTATTCTCGGCCGCACCGCGGGCGAGGATCTGCGCGATCCGGTGACAAACAAGGTCGTGGTCAAGCGCGGCACGCTGATGGAAGAGACGCATGTCGACGCCATCCAGCAGGCCGGCATCCAGGAAGTGAAGATCCGTTCGGCCCTGACCTGCGAACTCGTCAACGGCATCTGCGGCAAGTGCTACGGCCGCGATCTGGCCCGCGGCACGCCGGTCAACCACGGTGAAGCGGTCGGCGTCATCGCCGCCCAGTCGATCGGTGAGCCCGGCACGCAGTTGACGATGCGTACGTTCCACATCGGTGGTGCGGCGCAGATCAACGAGCAGTCGTTCATCGAGTCGAACTTCGACGGCAAGGTGATCATCCGCAACAAGGCCATCGCCAAGAACAGCGAAGGCCATATGGTTGCGATGGTCCGCAACATGGTCGTTGCGATCAGCGATGCCGACGGCACCGAGCGTGCGACCCACCGCATTCAGTACGGCGCGCGCATGCACGTCGACGAAGGCGATATGGTCAAGCGCGGCCAGCGCATCGCGGAATGGGATCCGTACAGCCGTCCGGTGCTGACCGAAGTCGAAGGCACCATCGGGTTCGAGGACCTGGTGGAAGGGCAGTCGATCTCGGAAACGCTCGACGAATCCACCGGTATCGCCAAGCGCGTCGTCATCGACTGGCGCGCGTCGCGCGGTGGTGCGGACCTGCGTCCCGCGATCGTGATCAAGGGCAAGGATGGCAAGGTGCTGAAGCTCGCCCGTGGCGGCGATGCCCGCTACATGCTGTCGGTCGACGCCATCCTGTCGGTTGATACCGGCGCGAAGGTGAAGTCCGGCGACATCCTGGCGCGTATTTCCACCGAAAGCGCCAAGACCCGCGACATCACCGGCGGTCTGCCGCGCGTTGCCGAACTGTTCGAGGCCCGCAAGCCAAAGGACGCGGCGATCATCGCGGAAATCGCGGGTACCATCCGCTTCGGCCGCGACTACAAGAACAAGCGCCGCATCTCGATCGAGCCGATGGACAAGACCGAGGAGACCAGGGAGTACCTGATCCCGAAGGGCAAGCACATCCATCTGCAGGACGGCGACATCGTCGAAAAGGGCGACTTCATCGTCGAAGGCAATCCGGCGCCGCACGACATCCTGGCGATCAAGGGCATCGAGGAACTCGCTGCCTATCTGGTCAATGAAATCCAGGAAGTTTACCGGTTGCAGGGCGTGCTCATCAACGACAAGCACATCGAGGTGATTGTCCGTCAGATGCTGCAGAAGGTCGAAGTCACCGACCAGGGCGACACCGACATGATCTCGGGCGAGCAGGTCGACAAGATCGAGTTCGACCAGATCAACGCCAAGGCGAAGGAAGAGGGCAAGAAGCCCGCCACGGGAACGCCGGTTCTGCTCGGCATCACCAAGGCGAGCCTGCAGACCCGCTCGTTCTTCTCGGCGGCGTCGTTCCAGGAGACCACCCGCGTGCTCACCGAAGCCGCCGTCAACGGCAAGGTGGACCCGCTGGAAGGCCTCAAGGAGAACGTCATTGTCGGCCGGCTGATCCCGGCGGGAACCGGTGCCTCGATGGCGAAGATCCGCGAAGTCGCGGTCAAGCGCGACAAGCTGATTCTCGACGAGCGCGAGAAGCAGGCGACGATCGTGCCGACCGCTCCGGAAGCGGAGCCGCTGGCGCTGCCGCCTGCGGAATAG